Below is a window of Schistocerca cancellata isolate TAMUIC-IGC-003103 chromosome 4, iqSchCanc2.1, whole genome shotgun sequence DNA.
GTCTATGTTCAATTCcacgaaaattaatattttgtatttagTATACTTTTGTATACTGATTgcaagttttttctaaacattctaTAAATTGTTCTACATTACTTTCAGAAGTGTGATATAAAGATACAGTTATGAGCTGTATACTAGGTATAATCAAAGCAGCTGCTTCAAAAACACCTTTAACACATAAGTCACTAACttcaagaacagaaaactttaagtcTAGATCATTGATAACATATATGGATGAACCCCCATAAGATTCACTAGGTCTGCAGTAGTATGTAGCTAATTTGGAACCTGATGGTACATACAGTTTTATATCTTCTTCGATTAACCAATGTTTTTTTGTACATAAAATCAGTCTTTTGTTACTTTTTAATAGTATACCAAGCTCATCAGCTTTATTTTTTCAGAGACCTGACATTGAAGTTCAGGAATAAGATAGAGTTTTTGTCACAGCAGGGGAGGAGTACAGTATTATGGGGCAATGGAgaacatttaattgtttttcttaCCCTGGAATCTATGTTAGGTGGTGGTTGGACTTCCTAGGAATAATCCATAAAAACATCTTCATTtctcttttgtaattttttgggtCTGCTTGAAACACAGTTGGAAGTTTCTTTCACTTCACTGTCAACAAGTTTTATAAGAACATGTTTTCCCAAATCATTTGGTGCCACTTCATCATGAGACAAAGGTGATACTTTACTTACTGTGACTGATCTATTCTTTTCTGCTACCCCTGAAGATGATGGAGGAGGAGCTGGTTCTGTTTCTGCTGGTTGAGAAGTTGGTTTAGTTGCTGCTGGTGGAGAAGTTGTTTCTGCTATTACTGGTAAAGGAGTTGGATCTACTACTGCTGGTGTGGGAGATGGCGCTGCTGCTGTAGGAACTGGTTCTACTGATGGAGGAGTTGCTTCAGCTGTTGCTGATGGTGTTTCTTTTGCTATTGCTGGTGAAGgagtttgttctgctactgctgggGAAGGTAGCTTGCTAGTGCTGAATCGTACTCTAAGGAGCACTAGTGGCAGTTgaattaaagatggctgccttcactggacccgatcATGCTAgcagtgtgttttggtttgaagattCAAAGTCGGTGACCACAGTTCAGCataatttctgtaccaagtatgctaCAGGTCCTCCTCGTAGGctcacaatttatgagtggcataaatgttctgTAGAAAAAGAGTGCTTGGTAAGACATGGAAAATCATCAGGTTGTCCAAGCACATCTAGTGATGTCATTGAATAAGTTAGATAATGTTTTGTCAATAGCCCTACGAAATTGATCTGGTGTGCATTTTGCAATCTGCAAATCCCACATATGGCTGTTTGGAGTGTGTTGAGAAACCATTTGCATTTGAAACCATACAGATTgatgatcgtacaagcaataaaagacactgataaaattgcttgcAAGAACTTCTGTGTGGATATGTTAAACTGATTGCATGagtatgaacatttcttggacaaaatcatcttttctgatgagtcgacttttcacttaagtggcaaggttaacacacataactgtaatataagtggcagtgaaaatccacacaaacattgcaacatgtttgtgatagccctaaactgaatatTTTTTTATGCATGAAGCAAGAACAGTGTATGGCCCTTTTTTtctgtgagagaaccatcaatgggATAGTGTATCTGGATATGTcacacaatttttgataccacagatcagtgtggatgaccaagaatgataTGTTTACTTTGTGCATGATGGTGCAGCACCCCACTATCTGGCTGATGTCtggggattttctcagtgaccactttccaggtcaatggactgGCCATCATGTGCTGACTGCATGGCTCCCATGTTCCCCAGAACTGGCACCGCTCGactttttttatggggattcatgaAGGATATCGGGTTTTTACCTCCTGTGCTGGCTTCTTTACCTGAACTCAGAGCAAGAATTAACACCGCCACTGAGTGAGTTGCACCTGCaatactacagcgagtttgggaagaaattgacttccgatgggatgtgtgcaggataaccaatggaAGTCACATAAAACATCTTCAGTTTATGGTGAAAAAACTTGatatgtttccctacaaaataacactaaacccagctgtatattttctttcaatactttttttaagttgtaaagttctttctgaaacaccctgtagaatcagTCAACCCATGTTAATACCTGGCTGTAAAAATTTGTAGGggtatggaatggaatgatcaatCATAGGTAAAGCAAGCGGAGATTTTAATTGATAGAATACTGAGAAAATGCAATCAGTTCACAaagaaaattggttacaaaaaaTTGTGCACTCCCCATCCTGCAATATTACAGTGTTTgttggacccataccagataggattaataaaTGATATCAAAtgtgtacaaagaaaggcagcacagtCACAGGGTTGTCAACCCCTTGGAGACTGTCAAAGAGATGCTGAAAAACCTGTTCTGGCAGATCCATGAAGACTGATGAAAACTATCCTGTGAaagtttacttacaaattttcaagaactcACTTTAACTGAGGGATGTAAGCATATACTACAACAGGCTGTGTGTGTCTATCCTATAAGGataacaaagataagataagactaATTACAGAgcatacagaggcatttaagcactcATTTTTCCTGCtgagtgtaggtgtagatgcagagaaattatattttttaaatgttacaaGGAATTGTCTGCatgtttttgtgtacagtattGAATTTTGTCAACTCAGTTCCAGTGGTGCATATTGTATCACCACCACTCATAAGATGAATATTCAGTACATCTGGTGTTTTATTAACATTATCTGGAACACTTCTCCTCAGTTTAGTATTCACAACATTCTACACAGCTATACCTTTATTGTGTGAGTTGTCATTATCATTGACCCTACACTTGGCtgatctagttttggccatttattttctttttcactataTGTATATCATGTTACATACATCACGATTCTCATATTTGTTATAATAAATCCAAACTAATACATATTCTATATCTTTGTAGGATAGGCGTGAATCACTAATACATAGACATGGAGCTATGTTTACTGTAGTAGATTGCCTTATTTTGTTTTTGTagcataaagcaaaaaaaaaaaatttaatttctgtgagGCTACAGATACAATAAATTTATCTTCAACAtttactgtagctattgtacgaggaggtacaggagtacctaatgttcctggacttgaaagctttgttgatagagacattattgcttaCCGTACCTACCATAcggctgaacttgcaaataaagactttggtaaatctgcctatatgtctacctctgcattgtcattgtatacacgtaacaaaagaaaaatatctgttaatgagtctgtattcatttgggttaaaggtaaaggagtatgtgaatatgtaaaatttgttggtgattgtactttgtattttcataaataaagtgatctgtagcgtagctgaaaaccggacaagggtacatctaggaTCTGTGAATTAATATGACTTTTACAGGGTTGGGCCAATAAAAGTGGCCCTgatgagtggatacgattggatgtgaatgtatgcatataaccacactctgttacttccaacatgatggagcaaCTGCCAAAACAGCTAGGCAgatcttggagcacatttacacactcttcatgcctgacagagttgttagcagaggtcagtctggtcgtggTCCCAGCTGGCCACCCTGATCACCTgacctgtcagtgtgcgattactttgtgtggggagccctcaggtCTAAGGTGTATCACACCaaacctcatagtcttcaagaactgcagcagaacaattTGGATGatattgcagcaattccagcagtccaactTTGATCTACCTTCAGTAATTTGCTGACAAGGGTCCAAAAAGTCCCAAGAGATGACTggtagtcactttcaacatctgtgatAGTCAGGTTAATACTGTATAAGGGTTACCCAaaaaaactggaattattttttaaaagctatatattttaaaatttttgcgaAAAAACCTTATCCCCTTGAAAATACTCTCAATTACAACTAATCTATTTGTCCCgttggtgcttccactgttcgaaacattttttgtagtcacctTTAGAAATGACTGACAGATCCTCCCTCATTTTTTCCTGACTACTTCAATGTTGTTGGATCAGCATCCTTTCGTGACTCTTTTCATGTGTGGAGATAAGAAAAAGTTGCATAGAGCCAGTTCAGGCAAGTAAGGTGGGGTAGCAgagccatgccatttttagccaaaaactgtctaacgaagatggctgtgtgtgcaggcacATTGTTGAGGTGGAAGAACcaatctcctgtctgccacaaattgggTCTTTAATTCACTGAAATGGGCTCCAAGATAACCCATTAATCTCTGACAGTTTATCAGTTGTTTGTCAATGGTCTGTGAGCACAACCtctcaaatttttttcaatatttttgtcgatttgGGAAACCAATGGACGTTCAGAATGAGGTTCATCATCAATCAACACGTCGCCATTTTTAAATGAAGCAACCActcatacacttgagtttttcccatagtgtcatcttggtaagctgtaacattaaaacagtttcagcagcatttttaccaagtaggaaacaaaatttcatcGCTGTACACTGTTCATTTAAACTTacatcttaaaaaataaaataagacaaaatagcagtagcaaaaacagtcactgcagatgaacagaacaagtcaGGCCAACAGCACAACAACACAGGCAGCACTGAACTAACAAAACTTGCATTATACTCACCTAGTGGCAGAAATGTTTACTAGAGAagtattattcccccccccccccccctccccgggtatcccctcatattcctttcctctgctttgtTTCTTTGTACACTGGAACTCTATTCTCTGCTCTCACCCCATCCTGTATGTAGTTGCTTAACTAACTCCTGTTATTAAGAACGTTTTATCAGTCAGGagccttatttattttatttttatttataccatGCGATCTGATGGTactcagtgtgttgcagatgttggaaaatatcagttaacattgttaacatatattaacgtaggactatagtatcctaatgtattatattgctcaatgttttcaatttaacacaaacagcaagattactattctaagtattcatttacagagtaaaaacagtgacacaacaaatatgacttcacggctttgctaaattttatgttgtctttgatggacttaatactattgggaagattgttgaacagttggaggcccatgtggaaagctccctttttacacagttgagtgtttgtacgtaaaacatgcagatttgtgtttttcctggtgttgtgttcatttatttcattattttttacaactctggagtcagttggcactatgtggtttctgaaaaattttagagtcacgagaatgtaaggattgccaactttctgaagatgggtttgcaggagtctctgggtttgctcccagtaataatcttTATTGCTGTCTTCTGGATTCtaaatgtgctcagagcagttggagaatttccccagaatatcacatcatattttaggtgggcttttATGTAAGCATAGTATgcgctggttaatgttttcaggctagcacacgatatcagtacactcaatgcataacagccagtactaactctggcatttacctttcctgtatgtgtattccatttcaggttatcttgagcccacagacccaggaatttgaaaacagtgtcggtatctattggctggttatttacagtgacaaatggctgagaggaatttgcattttgtattgtgtgaaagttcatggaagccATCTTTtcggtgttgatagttaatctgttgatttttgcccagttgctgagttgttcagtggccaagttcacagatttttgcacagcctctgtattcttCCCTTTGAGGAGtgcagttgtgtcatcagcatcaacattcaggctcaagtcattaatatacaggaggaaaagaaggggtcccaatactgagacctgtggaacaccttgctttacaattttattacttgatagtatttggTTATcgagttgctttgtctattagtatatttcatgctgactctctgcatccgattggttaggaatgtagcaagCCAAATATTGTGTTCTGTGATACTGTTAGATATGTGAATATTAATTTTTAAGTTTAATCATTACCTTTATAGTTTGATAGGAAATCACTATTGAATATCCCTCACATTTTCAAAGAAAGATAATTGCCTTGTATGATTGTTATGAACACAATACAGGTCATGTGATCTTAACACAATGAGGAGACGAAAATGCTTCAGTGCTGCAGCCTGATGCGAATGTTCATATCCCCATAAATTAAGATTGTCATGTTACTTAATTTTTCACTGTATAAAATCATTCTCTCTAAGGCCTGTGTAACTAGTTCACTGTCAATATATGGAGAGAGGTATGGGTCTACTATTTTGAGTTTTAATGTGTGCAGTAATGTGGCAGCTGCTTTGTGAACATTAACTACACATTAATGAAACTATACTGTAAATCTATTCCATTAGCTATTACAACAAATTGAAGCACCATcatgctttttaaaaaaattaatttagtttaaCCCATAATTAAATCAAAGTAAGGTAGCATATATAATTATGACTGATTTTCATATAGCCACAGTTCATCAATATACATATACTGTTTTCATTACTTTCTAACACAACACGAATTCATCAGTCTTATAACAGGAATTATTGAAGTGCAGTGGCTGGAAGAACAGGTTACTGTCAGATGAGTAGaacattataaacacaaaatcaaataggcaaaaagcaaGAGTAGGTCTCGTAATGAATGAGATTATATGGATGCAGTTGCattattatgaacagcatagtaaatagattatcatagccaagacagacacaaaaccAAGACCCACCACAATGCTACTAGTATATCTACCTGTAtactatataaatatatattgtgatgaaggactggaatttgatagtagaataaggaagagaaagagaaacagttggagaatgtggactgggggaaaaggaatgaaaggggtGCCTTATATATAAATTTTGCATTGAgcacaatttattctttacaaatacttggtttaagaaccatgaaagaaggacATATAAGTGGAAGAAACACGTAGACATCGGTAGTTTACAGATAGATTATACAAGGGTAAGACAATAATTTAAAAACTACATTTACAAAATGACAGaatgtccaggggcagatgtggaatctggctATAATTTCTTGGTTATATGCTGCTGACTGAAACTTAAAAAATTGGAAGtagtaataaattaagaattggGACATGAATAAACTGAAACAACTAATACTTGTTGACAGTTTCAAATGGAACATTAGGTAATGACTGACTGAAATGCATGAAATAAGTAGATTAGAAGATGAAtgtgcagctttgagagatgaaatagtgaaggcagtagaggaacaAGTAGGCACATGGCCAGGCCCAGTAGGAATTCTTTTGTAATTCATGAGACACCGAATTTGATTGGGAAAAGgaacaaataatataaaaattcaagtgaagcaggcaaaatgggaGTACagacatctgaaaaatgagactggcAGCATATGCAAAATGCCAAAGCAGAAGCAGCTGGAGGAGAAATTCAAAACTGTAAAAGCATGTGTGACTGTGGGAAAGGTAGATGCCACttacagtaaaaataaagaaacctttggagaaagagaagagATGAATGAACATAAAGGGCTCAGGTGGTAAGCAAGACTAAGCAAATAAGGGACAGCTGAGAGGTAGCAGGAATATCCTGAAGG
It encodes the following:
- the LOC126184108 gene encoding uncharacterized protein LOC126184108; protein product: MAIAKETPSATAEATPPSVEPVPTAAAPSPTPAVVDPTPLPVIAETTSPPAATKPTSQPAETEPAPPPSSSGVAEKNRSVTVSKVSPLSHDEVAPNDLGKHVLIKLVDSEVKETSNCVSSRPKKLQKRNEDVFMDYS